One Thauera sp. K11 DNA window includes the following coding sequences:
- a CDS encoding DUF779 domain-containing protein — MVDRVIATPAALELIASLKAQYGPDLIFHQSGGCCDNSAANCYLPTDLTIGAYDVRLGDIGGVPFYISASQYEYWRHTQLIIDVVDGQGGTFSLEGNTGKAFHTRSRLFDDDEMAAVEAEDRALGR; from the coding sequence ATGGTCGACCGCGTCATCGCCACGCCGGCCGCGCTGGAGCTGATCGCTTCGCTGAAGGCGCAATACGGGCCGGACCTGATCTTCCACCAGTCCGGCGGCTGCTGCGACAACAGCGCCGCCAACTGCTATCTGCCCACCGACCTGACGATCGGCGCCTACGACGTGCGCCTCGGCGACATCGGCGGCGTGCCGTTCTACATCAGCGCATCCCAGTACGAGTACTGGAGGCACACGCAGTTGATCATCGACGTCGTCGACGGCCAGGGCGGCACCTTTTCGCTGGAGGGCAATACCGGCAAGGCTTTCCACACCCGTTCCAGGCTGTTCGACGATGACGAGATGGCGGCGGTCGAGGCGGAGGATCGGGCGCTGGGCCGATAG
- the adh gene encoding aldehyde dehydrogenase, with translation MLYAMPGQAEAKVQYKNRYENFIGGKWVAPVKGEYFDVVTPISGQVYTRVARSTAEDIELALDAAHAAFPAWGKTSPAERANLLLKIADRIEQNLELLAYAETVDNGKAIRETLNADIPLAVDHFRYFAGCLRAQEGSISEIDENTVAYHFHEPLGVVGQIIPWNFPILMAAWKLAPAIGAGNCVVLKPAESTPVSILVLAELIADLLPPGVLNVVNGFGREAGLPLATSKRIAKIAFTGSTSTGRVIAQAAANNLIPATLELGGKSPNVFFADVMDKDDAFLDKAIEGLVLFAFNQGEVCTCPSRALIQESIYDRFIERVLERVAAIKQGHPLDTGTMMGAQASREQMSKIQSYLDLGRQEGAQCLIGGDRAQLGGELADGYYIQPTLFKGHNKMRIFQEEIFGPVLAVTTFKDEAEALSIANDTLYGLGAGVWSRNGNVAYRMGRAIQAGRVWTNCYHAYPAHAAFGGYKESGIGRETHKVMLDHYQQTKNLLVSYAENKLGFF, from the coding sequence ATGCTCTACGCAATGCCCGGCCAGGCCGAAGCCAAGGTCCAGTACAAGAACCGTTACGAGAACTTCATCGGCGGCAAATGGGTGGCGCCGGTCAAGGGGGAATACTTCGACGTGGTCACCCCGATCTCCGGGCAGGTCTACACCCGGGTCGCACGCTCGACCGCCGAGGACATCGAACTCGCCCTCGATGCCGCCCATGCCGCCTTCCCCGCCTGGGGCAAGACCTCGCCGGCCGAACGCGCGAACCTCCTGCTGAAGATCGCCGACCGCATCGAGCAGAACCTCGAACTGCTCGCCTATGCCGAGACGGTGGACAACGGCAAGGCGATCCGCGAGACGCTCAATGCCGACATCCCGCTGGCGGTCGATCACTTCCGCTACTTCGCCGGCTGCCTGCGTGCGCAGGAAGGCAGCATTTCCGAGATCGACGAGAACACCGTCGCCTACCACTTCCACGAGCCGCTCGGCGTGGTGGGCCAGATCATCCCGTGGAACTTCCCCATCCTGATGGCAGCCTGGAAGCTGGCGCCCGCCATCGGCGCCGGCAACTGCGTGGTGCTGAAGCCGGCCGAATCGACGCCGGTCTCCATCCTCGTCCTGGCCGAGCTGATCGCCGACCTGCTGCCGCCGGGCGTGCTGAACGTGGTCAACGGCTTCGGCCGCGAAGCCGGCCTGCCGCTCGCCACCAGCAAGCGCATCGCCAAGATCGCCTTCACCGGCTCGACCTCGACCGGCCGCGTGATCGCCCAGGCCGCGGCCAACAACCTCATTCCGGCCACGCTCGAACTGGGCGGCAAGTCGCCCAACGTCTTCTTCGCCGACGTGATGGACAAGGACGACGCCTTCCTCGACAAGGCCATCGAAGGCCTGGTGCTGTTCGCCTTCAACCAGGGCGAGGTATGCACCTGCCCGTCGCGCGCACTGATCCAGGAATCGATCTACGACCGCTTCATCGAGCGTGTGCTCGAGCGCGTCGCCGCCATCAAGCAGGGCCACCCGCTCGACACCGGCACGATGATGGGCGCGCAGGCTTCGCGCGAGCAGATGAGCAAGATCCAGTCCTACCTCGACCTGGGCCGGCAGGAAGGCGCCCAGTGCCTCATCGGCGGCGACCGTGCCCAGCTCGGCGGCGAACTGGCCGACGGCTACTACATCCAGCCGACGCTGTTCAAGGGCCACAACAAGATGCGCATCTTCCAGGAGGAAATCTTCGGGCCGGTGCTGGCGGTGACCACCTTCAAGGACGAGGCCGAGGCGCTGTCCATCGCCAACGACACGCTCTACGGCCTGGGTGCGGGCGTGTGGAGCCGCAACGGCAACGTCGCCTACCGCATGGGCCGCGCCATCCAGGCCGGCCGCGTATGGACCAACTGCTACCACGCCTATCCGGCGCATGCGGCCTTCGGCGGCTACAAGGAATCCGGCATCGGCCGCGAAACGCACAAGGTCATGCTGGACCACTACCAGCAGACCAAGAACCTGCTCGTGAGCTACGCCGAGAACAAGCTCGGCTTTTTCTGA
- a CDS encoding sigma-54-dependent Fis family transcriptional regulator: protein MGQTLARSEQAAELATLRRQFFEMGDVPERGLPEPVIRSWRRCRRDGLDERASSRIDNVNRCEFSVARERSGLLLSHASGVMEHLYEQIRSSGSMVVLADADGLILHALGDPGFVDRAGRVALQPGADWSERQRGTNAVGSALVERRPIEIFGAEHYMERNSILTCSAAPIFDARGEMLGVLDISGDHRSYQPHTLGLARVGVRLLERSLFESEHARHMLFAFHSRAEGVGGLQEGLLAVSADGEIVGADRQARALLGIADAHRSGFGGFGNLFRTSFGAAMDRAARDPMGLLELELRAGGTVFARPRASLAWYAATPVRGAARAPRRAGDEAARRPSSPGAITLESLATGDATLQFALDRAGKVVGKNIPLLIQGESGVGKELLAQACHNSGPRASGPFVALNCAAIPENLIESELFGYTGGAFTGARREGAVGRIQQAHGGTLFLDEIGDMPLAMQARLLRVLQERRVLPIGASEAVPVDIALVCATHRVLSEAVKAGQFREDLYYRVNGLTVHLPPLRERSDIRRIVEKLIDEEATDRPPGSVRVGGDVMRFIEGYPWPGNIRQLQNVLRVALALLDDDEDEIRPNHLPEEIFSGDAPVHDKRHAPAPAPPASAEAAPPPRRGRRLKEVQADVIQRALEEAGGNVSAAARQLGISRNTLYRKLGYKF, encoded by the coding sequence ATGGGCCAGACCCTGGCACGCAGTGAGCAGGCGGCGGAGCTTGCCACGCTGCGCCGGCAGTTTTTCGAGATGGGCGATGTACCGGAAAGAGGCTTGCCCGAACCGGTGATCCGTTCCTGGCGCCGCTGCCGCCGCGACGGGCTGGACGAGCGCGCTTCGAGCCGCATCGACAACGTCAACCGCTGCGAATTCTCCGTCGCGCGCGAGCGCAGCGGCCTGCTGCTGAGCCACGCCAGCGGCGTGATGGAACACCTCTACGAGCAGATCCGTTCGTCCGGCAGCATGGTGGTGCTCGCCGATGCGGACGGCCTCATCCTGCATGCGCTGGGCGACCCGGGCTTCGTCGATCGCGCCGGCCGCGTCGCGCTGCAGCCCGGCGCCGACTGGAGCGAGCGCCAGCGCGGCACCAACGCGGTGGGCTCGGCACTGGTCGAGCGCAGGCCGATCGAGATCTTCGGCGCCGAGCACTACATGGAACGCAACAGCATCCTGACCTGCAGCGCCGCGCCCATCTTCGATGCGCGCGGCGAGATGCTCGGCGTCCTCGACATCTCGGGCGACCATCGCAGCTACCAGCCGCACACCCTGGGCCTGGCGCGGGTCGGCGTGCGGCTGCTGGAGCGCAGCCTGTTCGAGAGCGAGCACGCGCGCCACATGCTGTTCGCCTTCCATTCCCGCGCCGAGGGCGTGGGCGGACTGCAGGAGGGCCTGCTGGCGGTGTCGGCCGACGGCGAGATCGTCGGCGCCGACCGCCAGGCGCGTGCGCTGCTGGGCATCGCCGACGCCCACCGCAGCGGCTTCGGCGGCTTCGGCAACCTGTTCCGCACTTCCTTCGGCGCCGCGATGGACCGCGCCGCGCGCGACCCGATGGGCCTGCTCGAGCTCGAACTGCGCGCCGGCGGCACGGTGTTCGCGCGGCCGCGGGCGAGCCTGGCCTGGTATGCGGCCACTCCGGTGCGCGGCGCAGCGCGCGCACCGCGCCGCGCCGGCGACGAGGCCGCGCGCCGGCCGTCCAGCCCCGGCGCCATCACGCTCGAAAGCCTCGCCACCGGCGATGCCACGCTGCAGTTCGCGCTCGACCGCGCCGGCAAGGTGGTGGGCAAGAACATCCCGCTGCTGATCCAGGGCGAGTCCGGCGTCGGCAAGGAACTGCTGGCGCAGGCTTGCCACAACAGCGGCCCGCGCGCCAGCGGCCCGTTCGTGGCGCTCAACTGCGCCGCGATACCCGAGAACCTGATCGAATCCGAACTGTTCGGCTATACCGGTGGCGCCTTCACCGGCGCCCGGCGCGAGGGCGCGGTCGGACGCATCCAGCAGGCGCACGGCGGCACGCTGTTCCTCGACGAGATCGGCGACATGCCGCTGGCGATGCAGGCGCGGCTGCTGCGCGTACTGCAGGAGCGCCGCGTGCTGCCGATCGGCGCCAGCGAGGCGGTGCCGGTGGACATCGCGCTGGTCTGCGCCACCCACCGCGTGCTGAGCGAAGCGGTGAAGGCCGGCCAGTTCCGCGAGGACCTGTACTACCGCGTCAACGGCCTCACCGTGCATCTGCCGCCGCTGCGCGAACGTTCCGACATCCGCCGCATCGTCGAAAAGCTGATCGACGAGGAAGCGACCGACCGTCCGCCGGGCAGCGTCCGCGTGGGCGGGGACGTGATGCGCTTCATCGAGGGCTATCCCTGGCCGGGCAACATCCGCCAGTTGCAGAACGTGCTGCGCGTGGCGCTGGCCCTGCTCGACGACGACGAGGACGAGATCCGCCCGAACCACCTGCCCGAGGAGATCTTCAGCGGCGACGCGCCGGTGCATGACAAGCGGCACGCGCCGGCGCCGGCGCCGCCGGCTTCGGCAGAGGCGGCACCGCCGCCGCGCCGCGGCCGCCGGCTGAAGGAAGTGCAGGCCGACGTGATCCAGCGCGCGCTGGAAGAAGCCGGCGGCAATGTCTCGGCCGCGGCGCGGCAACTGGGCATCAGCCGCAACACGCTGTACCGGAAGCTGGGCTACAAGTTCTAG
- the gltX gene encoding glutamate--tRNA ligase → MSASPASRPVRTRFAPSPTGYLHIGGARTALFSWAFARRHGGTFILRIEDTDVARSTPEAVQAIIDGMNWLGLEEDEGPYYQMRRMDRYKEVIRQMLAAGTAYHCYTSPEELDRLREEQRARGEKPRYDGRWRPESGKTLPAPPAGVQPVVRFRNPPDGAVAWDDLVKGRIEISNAELDDFIIARADGTPTYNFCVVVDDWDMRISHVIRGDDHVNNTPRQINVLRALGAEVPLYAHLSMILGDDGTKLSKRHGAVSVMQYHEDGYLPEAVVNYLARLGWSHGDDEIFSREQFVEWFDLDHITPSAAQFNTEKLNWLNAQYIKKADDAYLAAEMANRLAHRGVNPETGPELEAVAALYKDRAASLNELADAAELFCADVHPAPEVIAQHLTDAAKAALASLRTRFEQAAWDKAALTQAIKDTMAEHGLKMPQVAIPLRVAVLGVPQTPAIDAVLEVLGRERVLARLARHL, encoded by the coding sequence ATGTCCGCCAGCCCCGCCTCCCGCCCCGTCCGCACCCGCTTCGCGCCCAGCCCCACCGGCTACCTGCACATCGGCGGCGCGCGCACGGCGCTGTTTTCCTGGGCCTTCGCCCGTCGCCACGGCGGCACCTTCATCCTGCGCATCGAAGACACCGACGTTGCCCGCTCCACGCCCGAGGCGGTGCAGGCGATCATCGACGGCATGAACTGGCTCGGCCTCGAGGAGGACGAGGGGCCGTACTACCAGATGCGGCGCATGGACCGCTACAAGGAAGTGATCCGGCAGATGCTCGCGGCCGGCACCGCCTATCACTGCTACACCTCGCCCGAGGAACTCGACCGCCTCCGCGAGGAGCAGCGCGCCCGCGGCGAGAAGCCGCGCTACGACGGACGCTGGCGCCCCGAGTCCGGCAAGACGCTGCCCGCGCCGCCCGCCGGCGTGCAGCCGGTGGTGCGCTTCCGCAACCCGCCCGACGGCGCGGTGGCCTGGGACGACCTGGTGAAAGGCCGCATCGAGATCTCGAACGCCGAACTGGACGACTTCATCATCGCCCGCGCCGACGGTACGCCCACCTACAACTTCTGCGTGGTGGTGGACGACTGGGACATGCGCATCAGCCACGTCATCCGCGGCGACGACCATGTGAACAACACGCCGCGGCAGATCAACGTGTTGCGCGCCCTGGGCGCCGAGGTGCCGCTGTATGCCCACCTGTCGATGATCCTCGGCGACGACGGCACCAAGCTGTCGAAGCGCCACGGCGCGGTCAGCGTCATGCAGTACCACGAAGACGGCTACCTGCCCGAGGCGGTGGTCAACTACCTCGCGCGCCTGGGCTGGAGCCACGGCGACGACGAGATCTTCAGCCGCGAGCAGTTCGTCGAGTGGTTCGACCTCGACCACATCACGCCGTCGGCCGCGCAGTTCAACACCGAAAAGCTGAACTGGCTCAACGCCCAGTACATCAAGAAGGCCGACGACGCCTACCTGGCCGCCGAAATGGCCAACCGGCTGGCGCATCGCGGCGTGAATCCGGAAACCGGCCCCGAGCTGGAAGCGGTGGCCGCCCTCTACAAGGACCGGGCGGCCAGCCTCAACGAACTGGCCGATGCCGCCGAGCTGTTCTGTGCCGACGTGCATCCGGCGCCGGAAGTGATCGCCCAGCATCTGACGGATGCCGCCAAGGCCGCACTGGCCAGCCTGCGCACGCGATTCGAACAGGCGGCCTGGGACAAGGCGGCGCTGACGCAGGCGATCAAGGACACGATGGCCGAGCATGGCCTGAAGATGCCGCAGGTCGCGATTCCGCTGCGGGTGGCGGTGCTCGGCGTACCGCAGACGCCCGCCATCGACGCCGTGCTCGAGGTGCTCGGGCGCGAGCGCGTGCTGGCGAGACTGGCGCGCCATCTCTGA
- a CDS encoding type II toxin-antitoxin system HipA family toxin, whose amino-acid sequence MGRRSHTRALNAWINGRLAGQWRLPARGAAEFQYDAVWTTAPEGRPLSLSLPMTPDNLPLRGEAVLNYFDNLLPDSDRIRARLQSRFRTRSRDAFDLLAAIGRDCVGAVQLLPEDTPPDNVFRIEVEPLDEAGVERMLTAAVAPHGTFGDGDDGGDFRISIAGAQEKTALTWHEGRWCRPLGATPTTHIFKLPLGLVGNRQADMRTSVENEWLCARLLAAFDVPVAPCQIQRFGEQKVLVVERFDRRLASSNDYWLRLPQEDFCQATGTPPHLKYEADGGPGLLDIARILHGSESREADLATLLKAQLLFWMLAATDGHAKNFSIFLLAGGRYRLTPLYDVLSAWPVAGSGPNHLDYHKLALRGKNAHYRLRDIQRRHFNEAARRCGLGLNMDGLVDEVIARVPAVAEQVGAALPDDFPEDVFRAVVEGLRISADRL is encoded by the coding sequence ATGGGACGCCGCTCGCACACCCGGGCGCTCAATGCCTGGATCAACGGCAGGCTGGCGGGCCAATGGCGTCTGCCGGCCCGGGGCGCTGCCGAGTTCCAGTACGACGCTGTGTGGACGACTGCACCCGAGGGACGCCCGCTGTCCCTGTCGCTGCCGATGACACCCGACAACCTGCCCCTGCGCGGCGAGGCCGTCCTCAACTACTTCGACAACCTGCTGCCGGACAGCGACCGCATCCGTGCCCGCCTGCAATCGCGCTTTCGCACCCGCAGCCGGGACGCTTTCGACCTGCTCGCAGCGATCGGCCGCGACTGCGTGGGCGCAGTGCAACTGCTGCCCGAAGACACCCCGCCGGACAACGTGTTCCGCATCGAGGTCGAACCCCTCGACGAGGCCGGCGTCGAGCGGATGCTGACCGCGGCGGTCGCGCCTCACGGCACATTCGGGGACGGGGACGATGGCGGCGACTTCCGCATCTCCATCGCCGGCGCCCAGGAAAAGACGGCGCTCACCTGGCATGAAGGGCGCTGGTGCCGTCCGCTCGGCGCCACACCCACCACCCATATCTTCAAACTGCCGCTCGGCCTCGTCGGCAACCGGCAGGCCGACATGCGCACCTCGGTCGAGAACGAATGGCTGTGCGCGCGTCTCCTCGCCGCGTTCGACGTACCGGTGGCCCCCTGCCAAATCCAGCGCTTCGGCGAACAGAAGGTGCTGGTCGTCGAGCGCTTCGACCGCCGGCTGGCGAGTTCGAACGATTACTGGCTACGCCTGCCCCAGGAGGATTTCTGCCAGGCCACCGGCACTCCGCCCCATCTCAAGTACGAGGCCGACGGCGGCCCCGGCCTCCTCGACATCGCCCGTATCCTGCACGGTTCCGAGTCCCGCGAGGCAGACCTCGCCACGCTGCTGAAGGCGCAACTCCTCTTCTGGATGCTCGCGGCCACCGATGGCCACGCAAAGAACTTCTCCATCTTCCTGCTCGCCGGCGGACGCTATCGCCTCACGCCGCTCTACGACGTGCTTTCGGCGTGGCCCGTGGCCGGCAGCGGACCCAACCACCTCGACTATCACAAGCTGGCTCTGCGAGGAAAGAACGCCCACTACCGCCTGCGCGACATCCAGCGCCGCCATTTCAACGAAGCCGCACGCAGATGCGGCCTCGGGCTGAACATGGATGGGCTCGTCGACGAGGTCATCGCCCGCGTGCCGGCCGTCGCCGAGCAGGTCGGCGCGGCACTGCCCGACGACTTTCCCGAGGACGTGTTCCGTGCCGTCGTCGAGGGATTGCGGATATCGGCCGATCGACTCTGA
- a CDS encoding phasin family protein: MTSMPSVQQIADTANTSIQHFVALADIVLNASEQLVGLNIDAARSACEFASSNAVPLTAEDIKEQISSRVAASGQGFEKAANYLRSVNEICAKTHADVVELNARHAGEYAQSVQSLFDSVAKLAPAGTFDFSAPAQPAKTTTRKSA; this comes from the coding sequence ATGACTTCCATGCCCTCCGTCCAGCAAATCGCCGACACCGCCAACACCAGCATCCAGCATTTCGTCGCGCTCGCGGACATCGTGCTGAATGCCTCGGAGCAACTGGTCGGCCTGAACATCGACGCCGCCCGCAGCGCCTGCGAGTTCGCATCCAGCAACGCCGTCCCGCTGACCGCCGAAGACATCAAGGAGCAGATCTCCAGCCGCGTCGCCGCCAGCGGCCAGGGCTTCGAGAAGGCTGCCAACTACCTGCGCAGCGTGAACGAGATCTGCGCCAAGACGCACGCGGACGTCGTCGAACTCAACGCCAGACACGCCGGCGAATATGCCCAGTCGGTGCAGTCGCTGTTCGACAGCGTCGCCAAGCTCGCGCCGGCGGGCACGTTCGACTTCTCGGCCCCGGCCCAGCCCGCCAAGACGACGACGCGCAAGTCCGCCTGA
- a CDS encoding response regulator, which yields MTALVRIILADDHQMFRHALRALLEKEACMSVVAEASSGDELLDIARRTPADVVCIDIAMPGMNGIEATRRLLAIQPAAKVIGLSAFSDRQFVMDMLNAGATGYVTKAEAGDELIRAIQAVRMGRSYLCPDVAATVTSALMENMQMAPAAPRISARERQVLQLIAEGHTSARIADRLHVAPSTVEVHRRNIMRKLDLHSVADLTRYAIRNGITSVSS from the coding sequence GTGACCGCGCTGGTTCGCATCATCCTCGCCGACGACCACCAGATGTTCCGCCACGCCCTGCGCGCGCTGCTGGAAAAGGAAGCCTGCATGTCGGTGGTGGCCGAGGCCAGCAGCGGCGACGAACTGCTCGACATCGCGCGCCGCACGCCGGCCGACGTGGTGTGCATCGACATCGCCATGCCCGGCATGAACGGCATCGAGGCCACGCGCCGGCTGCTGGCGATCCAGCCCGCCGCCAAGGTGATCGGCCTGTCCGCCTTCTCGGACCGCCAGTTCGTGATGGACATGCTCAACGCCGGCGCCACCGGCTACGTGACCAAGGCCGAAGCGGGCGACGAACTGATCCGCGCCATCCAGGCGGTGCGCATGGGACGCAGCTACCTGTGCCCGGACGTGGCGGCGACGGTGACGAGCGCCTTGATGGAAAACATGCAGATGGCGCCGGCCGCGCCGCGCATCTCGGCGCGCGAACGCCAGGTGCTGCAGCTCATCGCCGAAGGCCATACCTCGGCACGCATCGCCGACCGGCTGCACGTGGCCCCCTCGACGGTCGAGGTGCACCGCCGCAACATCATGCGCAAGCTCGACCTGCACAGCGTCGCCGATCTCACCCGCTACGCCATCCGCAACGGCATCACCTCGGTTTCGAGCTGA
- a CDS encoding helix-turn-helix domain-containing protein, giving the protein MHRLSTAQQAGKILADRRKSLGLSQATAAAGLGISQNRLSELEAGPERLTLDRLISLASLLGFDVVLQEKAPSADAGEW; this is encoded by the coding sequence ATGCATCGTCTTTCCACGGCCCAGCAGGCCGGCAAGATACTGGCGGACCGGCGCAAGTCGCTCGGTCTATCCCAGGCGACAGCCGCAGCGGGGCTGGGTATCAGCCAGAATCGGCTCTCGGAACTCGAGGCCGGCCCGGAGCGCCTGACGCTCGACCGGCTCATCTCCCTGGCGAGCCTGCTCGGATTCGACGTGGTCCTGCAGGAGAAGGCCCCATCCGCCGACGCCGGGGAGTGGTAG
- a CDS encoding PAS domain-containing sensor histidine kinase has translation MNNDDPSAQQPAGTADMVKLDGWKFLHLSNICDPADLATLDVSECIRLKEKLWLKARLLSKAHRLARLGHWEYVVDEGCMLWSQEIVDILGFPPGKNMPSPFERATLHTEDSWARLDAAIERSITTGEAFQVDAEMIQPNGERRWLTVHGEAERDEDGRIVKIIGIAQDVTEYKSAEAALRASERRLEEAQALCGVGNWELDRDTACMTWSREVFRLFDRPESLGVPDLNEAMCYYAPHSLELTRDTFWHAIDTGERCTLEQEVHLPSGEVRHHVSVIVPIPDTSGRICKLFGTVQDITERKQLELERTKQLGHVAELSRRLVMVQERERRGLASELHERASPNLAALQLTFSNLASALPPAVLAEVEPLLDDIRGLLADTTTGIREISTEMRPATLDHAGLLPALHDYADLFGQRSGIGVVLDIDDFVAPLSPDLQSVLFRIVQEALTNCAKHASAGSIRISLTHDGSELNLLIADDGVGFEPAMLTEPGSSAGLGLITMRERAEFVGGRFSLSSRPGQGTEIRVSFDLHQDSP, from the coding sequence ATGAACAACGATGACCCGTCCGCGCAACAGCCCGCCGGCACGGCCGACATGGTCAAGCTGGATGGCTGGAAATTCCTCCATCTGTCCAACATCTGCGACCCCGCCGATCTGGCGACGCTGGACGTCTCCGAATGCATCCGGCTGAAGGAAAAGCTGTGGCTGAAGGCGCGCCTGCTGAGCAAGGCGCACCGGCTGGCGCGCCTGGGCCACTGGGAATACGTGGTCGACGAAGGCTGCATGCTGTGGTCGCAGGAGATCGTCGATATCCTCGGCTTCCCGCCCGGCAAGAACATGCCGTCGCCATTCGAGCGCGCCACCCTCCACACCGAGGACAGTTGGGCAAGGCTCGATGCGGCGATCGAACGCTCCATCACCACCGGCGAGGCATTCCAGGTGGATGCCGAGATGATCCAGCCCAACGGCGAGCGCCGCTGGCTCACGGTGCACGGCGAGGCCGAGCGCGACGAGGACGGCCGCATCGTCAAGATCATCGGCATCGCGCAGGACGTCACCGAATACAAGAGTGCCGAGGCGGCATTGCGCGCCAGCGAGCGGCGGCTGGAGGAAGCGCAGGCGCTTTGCGGCGTCGGCAACTGGGAACTCGACCGCGACACCGCGTGCATGACCTGGTCGCGCGAGGTCTTCCGCCTGTTCGACCGGCCCGAATCGCTGGGCGTGCCCGACCTCAACGAGGCCATGTGCTACTACGCGCCCCACTCGCTCGAACTCACCCGCGACACCTTCTGGCACGCGATCGACACCGGCGAACGATGCACGCTCGAACAGGAAGTGCACCTGCCTTCCGGCGAGGTCCGCCACCATGTGAGCGTGATCGTGCCGATTCCCGATACCTCGGGGCGCATCTGCAAGCTGTTCGGCACCGTGCAGGACATCACCGAACGCAAGCAGCTCGAACTGGAGCGCACCAAGCAGCTCGGCCACGTCGCCGAACTGTCGCGGCGGCTGGTGATGGTGCAGGAGCGCGAACGGCGCGGGCTCGCGAGCGAACTGCACGAGCGCGCGAGCCCCAATCTGGCTGCGCTGCAGCTCACCTTCTCCAACCTCGCCAGCGCATTGCCGCCGGCAGTGCTCGCCGAGGTCGAACCGCTGCTCGACGACATCCGGGGCCTGCTGGCCGACACCACTACCGGCATCCGCGAGATCTCGACCGAGATGCGCCCGGCGACGCTGGACCACGCCGGCCTGCTGCCGGCCCTGCACGACTACGCCGACCTGTTCGGCCAGCGCAGCGGCATCGGGGTGGTGCTCGACATCGACGACTTCGTCGCACCGCTGTCGCCCGACCTGCAGTCGGTGCTGTTCCGCATCGTGCAGGAGGCGCTGACGAACTGCGCCAAGCATGCCTCGGCCGGTTCCATCCGCATCAGCCTCACCCATGACGGCAGCGAACTGAACCTGCTGATCGCCGACGACGGCGTCGGCTTCGAACCGGCGATGCTGACCGAGCCGGGCTCCTCCGCCGGCCTCGGCCTGATCACGATGAGGGAGCGCGCCGAATTCGTCGGCGGACGCTTCTCGCTTTCGTCGCGGCCGGGCCAGGGCACCGAGATCCGCGTTTCCTTCGACCTGCACCAGGACTCGCCGTGA